The following are encoded together in the Pedobacter steynii genome:
- a CDS encoding bifunctional riboflavin kinase/FAD synthetase, whose amino-acid sequence MKTYHHFSEFKKLDNAVATIGTFDGVHFGHQKIIKRLCELAKSTGGESVILTFFPHPRMIIDPENQDLKLINTIEEKIKILSELGVDHLIITPFTRDFSNLSPAEYIKNILVDTIGIKQLIVGYDHRFAKDRKGGMQELEMFSKQFDYKIEEIAKQDVDDVAVSSTKIRKALLNGEVALAASYLGYNFSIHGRVIKGDKIGRTIGFPTANIFLEETYKLIPSDGIYAVTVDMGTESYKGMAYIGQRPTINGMTRNIEVNIFDFNKEIYGQYITMTFLEFLRHDVKFTGLEALKMQLQKDKEDTLSYFKKIG is encoded by the coding sequence ATGAAAACATACCACCATTTTTCTGAGTTTAAGAAGCTAGATAATGCCGTTGCAACGATAGGGACTTTTGACGGGGTTCATTTCGGACATCAGAAGATCATCAAAAGGCTTTGTGAATTAGCAAAATCAACTGGCGGAGAAAGTGTAATTCTTACTTTTTTCCCTCATCCAAGGATGATTATTGATCCGGAAAATCAGGATCTTAAATTGATCAACACGATTGAAGAAAAAATAAAGATCCTTTCAGAACTCGGTGTAGATCATTTGATCATCACCCCATTTACCAGGGATTTCTCAAATCTTAGTCCTGCTGAGTATATTAAAAATATTCTGGTTGACACCATTGGGATCAAACAACTGATTGTAGGCTATGATCATCGGTTTGCAAAAGACCGTAAAGGAGGGATGCAGGAACTGGAGATGTTTTCCAAACAGTTTGATTACAAAATTGAGGAGATTGCCAAACAGGACGTGGATGATGTTGCTGTCAGCTCTACAAAAATCCGAAAAGCCCTGCTCAATGGAGAAGTTGCTCTGGCTGCCAGTTATCTGGGTTATAATTTTTCTATACATGGAAGGGTAATCAAAGGAGATAAAATAGGGAGAACCATCGGCTTTCCCACTGCCAATATTTTTCTGGAGGAGACCTACAAACTCATTCCATCAGATGGTATTTATGCCGTTACTGTGGATATGGGTACTGAATCCTATAAGGGGATGGCTTATATCGGCCAGCGACCAACCATCAATGGCATGACCAGAAATATTGAGGTTAACATTTTTGATTTCAATAAAGAAATTTATGGCCAGTACATCACCATGACCTTTCTTGAATTTTTACGGCATGATGTTAAATTCACAGGATTAGAAGCCTTGAAAATGCAGCTTCAAAAAGACAAAGAAGATACCCTCTCCTATTTCAAAAAAATAGGTTAA
- a CDS encoding YitT family protein produces the protein MQSHFKSKNARSVKDFLLITCGIVSACFGLKSFLIPNHFIDGGVTGISLLISSLTGLKLSYLIMLINIPFIILGFKQIGKGFAIKTAIAISALAVFLIVLPFKPVTDVPLLIAFFGGFFLGGGIGLAMRGGCVIDGTEVLALYISRKSMLTVGNIILILNIIIFSFAAIFLGVETAMYAILTYLSASNTIDFVVNGLEQYTGVTIISDKSAEIKEFIIEKMKRGVTIYKGEGGYGIKKDIDILYTVLTKLEMGKLQTEIRNIDPDAFVVQQQIADIKGGVVLKRQSLH, from the coding sequence ATGCAAAGCCACTTCAAAAGTAAAAATGCAAGGTCTGTAAAAGACTTCCTTTTGATTACATGTGGTATTGTCTCGGCCTGTTTTGGCTTAAAAAGCTTTTTAATTCCCAATCATTTTATTGATGGGGGTGTTACTGGTATTTCGCTATTGATCAGTAGTCTGACCGGATTAAAACTATCCTATCTGATTATGCTGATTAATATTCCATTTATTATTCTTGGATTTAAGCAGATTGGTAAAGGCTTTGCTATTAAAACCGCTATTGCTATTTCAGCACTCGCGGTATTTTTGATTGTATTGCCATTTAAGCCAGTTACTGATGTACCCTTATTGATCGCTTTCTTTGGTGGTTTTTTTCTTGGAGGAGGGATAGGTCTGGCCATGCGTGGTGGTTGTGTCATTGACGGAACAGAAGTTCTAGCCCTTTACATCAGTAGAAAAAGTATGCTTACTGTGGGCAATATTATATTGATCCTGAATATCATTATTTTTTCTTTCGCCGCCATATTTCTTGGTGTAGAAACAGCTATGTATGCCATTCTTACCTATCTTTCGGCTTCCAACACTATAGACTTTGTGGTGAATGGTCTGGAGCAGTATACAGGTGTAACGATCATATCCGATAAGAGTGCGGAAATTAAAGAATTTATCATCGAAAAGATGAAACGCGGAGTAACTATTTACAAGGGTGAAGGTGGTTATGGAATCAAAAAAGACATTGACATTTTATATACGGTATTAACTAAGCTGGAGATGGGGAAGCTGCAAACTGAAATTCGAAATATCGATCCGGATGCTTTTGTAGTCCAACAACAAATTGCAGATATAAAGGGAGGAGTGGTCCTAAAACGCCAGTCTCTGCATTAA
- the truB gene encoding tRNA pseudouridine(55) synthase TruB, with protein MTESENILNTKTFPDFNFAEGELLLINKPYKWTSFDVVGKIRNSLKPLKLKVGHAGTLDPLATGLLIICTGKLTKQIDTFQAEEKEYTGTMILGASTPSFDMETVVDQEYPLDGITEEAIYAATAPFTGEIQQYPPAHSAVKVNGERLYVKARRGEETELRLRFVSVPTFEITRIALPEIDFRIVCSKGTYIRSLISDFGKHLNNGAYLSKLTRTRSGSFLLENAFEVTDLVNYLRSKRESGNPTEPQP; from the coding sequence ATGACAGAGAGTGAAAACATATTAAATACGAAAACCTTTCCGGACTTTAATTTTGCTGAAGGTGAATTGTTGCTCATTAACAAGCCTTATAAATGGACAAGCTTTGATGTGGTTGGAAAGATCAGAAATTCCCTGAAACCGTTGAAGCTTAAAGTGGGGCATGCCGGAACTCTGGATCCTTTGGCTACGGGCTTGCTGATTATTTGTACAGGTAAATTAACCAAACAGATAGACACCTTCCAGGCAGAAGAAAAGGAATATACGGGCACGATGATCCTGGGCGCCTCTACCCCATCTTTTGATATGGAAACCGTCGTAGATCAGGAATATCCTTTAGATGGAATTACAGAAGAAGCTATTTATGCTGCTACTGCTCCTTTTACAGGAGAAATTCAACAGTATCCACCTGCTCATTCAGCAGTAAAAGTAAACGGAGAGCGCTTATATGTAAAAGCACGTCGTGGGGAAGAAACGGAATTACGCCTGCGGTTTGTTTCGGTGCCAACTTTTGAAATCACCAGAATTGCACTTCCTGAAATTGATTTCAGGATCGTTTGCAGCAAAGGAACTTATATAAGATCTCTGATTTCAGACTTTGGAAAACATTTAAACAATGGTGCTTACCTTTCAAAGTTGACGCGTACACGCAGCGGTAGTTTCCTTCTTGAAAATGCATTTGAAGTAACAGATTTAGTCAACTATCTTCGCAGTAAAAGAGAATCGGGCAATCCGACAGAACCTCAACCTTAA
- a CDS encoding undecaprenyl-diphosphate phosphatase: MNYLQAFILAVIEGITEFLPVSSTGHMVIASAIMGIGKDEFVKLFEIAIQLGAILAVVVLYWKKFFDFSKWQFYVKLIIAVIPALVFGKLLNDFIDEKLGNPIFIAIVLLLGGVILLFIDKVFTKPEVHHEAEITNISAFKIGCFQVLAVVFPGLSRSAATIIGGMQQKLSRHAAAEFSFFLAVPTMCAATGYKLFKGYHLLNAENVKLLLFGNLIAFIVAIIAIKSFIGFLSKHGFRVFGWYRIIIGVVILALYFSGTPLHVS, encoded by the coding sequence ATGAATTATTTACAGGCCTTTATTCTCGCTGTAATTGAGGGAATAACTGAATTTTTACCGGTTTCTTCAACCGGCCATATGGTCATTGCTAGTGCCATCATGGGAATTGGGAAAGATGAATTTGTTAAATTATTTGAGATAGCCATCCAACTGGGGGCAATCCTTGCAGTTGTTGTACTTTACTGGAAGAAGTTTTTTGACTTTAGCAAATGGCAGTTTTATGTAAAACTCATTATCGCAGTTATACCGGCTCTGGTATTTGGGAAATTGCTAAATGATTTCATCGATGAAAAATTAGGCAATCCTATATTTATCGCTATTGTTTTACTACTGGGCGGTGTTATTTTGCTTTTCATTGATAAAGTGTTTACAAAACCAGAAGTTCATCATGAAGCAGAAATCACCAATATCTCTGCTTTCAAAATTGGATGTTTTCAGGTCTTAGCAGTTGTATTTCCAGGACTAAGCAGAAGCGCAGCCACGATTATCGGAGGGATGCAACAGAAGTTAAGCAGACATGCTGCAGCTGAATTCTCCTTCTTTTTAGCCGTACCTACTATGTGCGCAGCTACAGGTTATAAGCTATTTAAGGGATATCATTTACTAAATGCGGAGAATGTTAAACTGCTTCTTTTTGGTAACCTGATAGCCTTTATTGTTGCAATTATAGCAATTAAATCATTTATAGGATTCTTATCTAAACATGGGTTTCGCGTTTTTGGCTGGTACAGAATTATTATCGGCGTAGTGATCCTTGCTTTATATTTTTCCGGCACTCCTCTTCATGTATCTTAA
- a CDS encoding DUF3098 domain-containing protein, which yields MIEKKNTPVNQESKTELVFTKKNYQLLLISIAIVVFGFILMIGTTDIYDFRKTLLAPMTVLFGFGFGVYAILKK from the coding sequence ATGATAGAAAAAAAAAACACTCCTGTAAATCAGGAAAGCAAAACTGAACTTGTATTCACAAAAAAGAACTATCAATTGCTATTGATTAGTATTGCGATTGTCGTATTCGGCTTTATCCTTATGATAGGTACTACAGACATTTACGATTTCAGAAAAACCTTATTGGCTCCTATGACCGTTTTATTTGGATTCGGATTTGGTGTTTATGCCATTCTAAAAAAATAA